ACCGCACCACAGCAGAGGCGGTGGCAAGGCGGCTCGGCATTGACGATGTCGAAGCCGAGGTACTGCCCGACCAGAAGAGTGCCGTCGTCGCGCGGTTGAAAAGCGAGGGGCGCGTGGTGGCGATGGCCGGCGACGGGGTCAACGACGCCCCCGCACTGGCTGCCGCCGATGTCGGTATTGCCATGGGCTCGGGCACCGACGTCGCGATCGAGAGCGCGGGCGTGACGCTGCTCAAGGGCGATCTCATGGGCATCGTGCGGGCACGGCGGCTGAGCCAGGCGACCATGTCCAACATCCGCCAGAACCTGGTCTTCGCCTTCATCTACAATGTCGCCGGGGTGCCGGTGGCGGCGGGCGCGCTCTATCCGCTGTTCGGCATCCTGCTCTCGCCGATCATCGCGGCCGCCGCCATGGCGCTCTCCTCGGTCAGCGTGGTCACCAACGCGCTGCGCCTCAACCGGAAAGCGCTGTGAACATCGGGGAGGCGTCGAAGCAAAGCGGGGTCTCGGAGCGGATGATCCGCCATTATGAGAAGATCGGCCTCATCCCGGCGCCGCCGCGCCGGGGAGCGGGTTATCGCGACTATGGCGAGAGTGACCTCCATCGCCTGCGGTTCATCGCCAATGCCCGCGATCTCGGTTTTCCGATCGAGGAGATCCGGACCCTGCTCGGCCTGTGGGCCGACACGGGCCGCAGCAGCGCCGATGTAAAGCGGGTCGCGTTGGCGCGGGCGGAGGAATTGCAGCGCAAGGCCGAAGCGCTGACGACCCTGCGCGAGACCCTCGTCGATCTCGCCGAGCGCTGTCATGGCGACGAGCGGCCAGATTGTCCCATCATCGCCGAACTGAGTCTCGACAGAAAATGTTAGCGCCGGCCGCCTCTCGGACCAGACCCGCTCTGGCGGCCGGGGTGCTGATCGCACTTGGCATTCTCACGACGGGCCTCGCGATATATTTCCTCGCAGTCCGCCCGCCACTGCTGGCGGAGGATCTTCGCCATATCGGCGGCAACCCGCAGACCCTTTCGCCGGTATTGCGGGACTGGTTCGGCGGGATAGCTGGCTCGCCCGTGCGACCGCACTGAGCCTCCTGATCGTATTTGGCCGCTTTTCATACAGCAATGTCGTGCTGAGCTCTGACTTCTGGGGCTGGCATATGCGAGGCAATCCCTCCGTAGGACTACGGAGTGCGCAGAGGCTTCCTGCGCTTCAGGGCTTGTTGCACCGCAGCAGGAGCGAAAATGTGCAGAGTCGAAGCAATATCCCTGACCCGTTGGACGGTCTGGCCACGACGCTGGATCGGTCGAGCTTCGCCGCCATCGCGCAGCTGACTTCAGGCCAGTCGCCCGCCACTTTGGCGCAGTCTTTTTCCGACTGGTGGACGCACATTCTCTGCTCGCCAGGCAGGCAGCTGCAGCTCGCCGCCAAGGGCGGGCGCAAGCTGATGCGGCTCGCCGACTATGCCATGCGCAGCGCATCCGGCAGCGATCACGAGCCGGCGATCGATCCGCTGCCCCAGGATCGGCGCTTCGCCGACGCAGCCTGGAAGCGCCATCCGTTCGACCTGATCGAGCAGGCCTTCCTGCTCCAGCAGCAATGGTGGCATGCCGCGACGACCGGCGTGAGCGGCGTCACCGGGCACCACGAAGCGATCGTCGAGTTCGCGACCCGCCAGATGCTCGACATGGTGTCCCCGACCAATTTCATCCCGACCAACCCCGTGCTCCAGCAGCGCATCCTCGAAACCGGAGGACAATGCCTTGTCGAGGGTGCGCGATTTTTTTGCGACGACCTGGAACGCCTGGTACGCGGGGAGCCCGCAGCGGGCACGGAGGCCTATCGGGTCGGCGAGAAGGTCGCAGCCACGGCTGGCAAGGTCGTGTTTCGCAACAGGGTCATGGAACTGATCCAATATGCGCCCGCAACCGAGACGGTGCGTCCGGAGCCGATACTGATCGTGCCGGCATGGATCATGAAATATTACATCCTCGACCTCTCCCCGGAAAATTCGCTCATCCGCTGGCTGGTAGGGCAGGGCTACACCGTGTTCTGCATCTCCTGGCACAATCCCGACAGCGCCGACCGCGATCTCGACATGGAGGATTATCGCCTGCTTGGGCCGATGGCCGCCGTGGATGTCATCCAGGCGATTACCGGCACCGAGAAGATCCACGCGGCCGGCTATTGTATCGGCGGCACGCTGCTCGCCATCACCGCGGCCGCGATGGCGCGCGATGAAGATAAG
The DNA window shown above is from Sphingomonas sp. OV641 and carries:
- the cueR gene encoding Cu(I)-responsive transcriptional regulator — its product is MNIGEASKQSGVSERMIRHYEKIGLIPAPPRRGAGYRDYGESDLHRLRFIANARDLGFPIEEIRTLLGLWADTGRSSADVKRVALARAEELQRKAEALTTLRETLVDLAERCHGDERPDCPIIAELSLDRKC
- a CDS encoding alpha/beta hydrolase; this translates as MDGLATTLDRSSFAAIAQLTSGQSPATLAQSFSDWWTHILCSPGRQLQLAAKGGRKLMRLADYAMRSASGSDHEPAIDPLPQDRRFADAAWKRHPFDLIEQAFLLQQQWWHAATTGVSGVTGHHEAIVEFATRQMLDMVSPTNFIPTNPVLQQRILETGGQCLVEGARFFCDDLERLVRGEPAAGTEAYRVGEKVAATAGKVVFRNRVMELIQYAPATETVRPEPILIVPAWIMKYYILDLSPENSLIRWLVGQGYTVFCISWHNPDSADRDLDMEDYRLLGPMAAVDVIQAITGTEKIHAAGYCIGGTLLAITAAAMARDEDKRLASVTLFAAQTEFSEPGELGLFIDEAEINLIDAMMWARGFLDSSQMGGAFQMLRSNDLVWSRILSTYLMGEREPMTDLIAWNADGTRMPYAMHAQYLRRLFLDNDLAEGRYEAGGHPVSLSGLRMPIFMVGTETDHVAPWRSTHKLHMLTGAEIRFVLTSGGHNAGIVSEPGHPHRHFRVATRMQDGPAPGPDTWLERAELREGSWWPEWSSWLGSHSGKAAAPPSMGAPERNYPPLGDAPGRYVLER